From one Mesoplodon densirostris isolate mMesDen1 chromosome 19, mMesDen1 primary haplotype, whole genome shotgun sequence genomic stretch:
- the FOXF1 gene encoding forkhead box protein F1, which yields MTAEVQPAPRAQPPPPCPPPPPPPLPPPPPPPGSSAAQSSSGSGGGGSSHPMSSAPEKQQPPHGGGGGGGAAMDPASSGPSKAKKTNAGIRRPEKPPYSYIALIVMAIQSSPTKRLTLSEIYQFLQSRFPFFRGSYQGWKNSVRHNLSLNECFIKLPKGLGRPGKGHYWTIDPASEFMFEEGSFRRRPRGFRRKCQALKPMYSMMNGLGFNHLPDTYSFQGSAGGLSCPPNSLALEGGLGMMNGHLPGNVDGMALPSHSVPHLPANGGHSYMGSCGAAAAGEYPHHDSSVPASPLLPAAAGGVMEPHAVYSGSAAAWPPSASAALNSSASYIKQQPLSPCNPAANPLSGSLSTHSQDQPYLHQNSHNIPAELQGIPRYHSQSPSMCDRKEFVFSFNTMASSSMHSAGGGSYYHQQVTYQDIKPCVM from the exons ATGACGGCAGAGGTGCAGCCAGCCCCGCGCgcgcagccccctcccccttgccctcctccccctccccctcctcttcctcctcctcctcctcctcccggcTCGTCGGCGGCGCAGAGCagcagcggcagcggcggcggcggcagcagccacCCGATGTCTTCGGCGCCCGAGAAGCAGCAGCCACCGCACGGCGGCGGCGGGGGAGGCGGCGCGGCCATGGACCCCGCGTCGTCCGGCCCGTCCAAGGCCAAGAAGACCAACGCCGGCATCCGGCGCCCCGagaagccgccctactcgtacATCGCGCTCATCGTCATGGCCATCCAGAGCTCGCCCACCAAACGCCTGACGCTCAGCGAGATCTACCAGTTCCTGCAGAGCCGCTTCCCCTTCTTCCGTGGCTCCTACCAGGGCTGGAAGAACTCCGTGCGCCACAACCTCTCGCTCAATGAGTGCTTCATCAAGCTGCCCAAGGGCCTCGGGCGGCCGGGCAAGGGCCACTACTGGACCATCGACCCGGCCAGTGAGTTCATGTTCGAGGAGGGCTCCTTTCGGCGGCGGCCGCGCGGCTTCCGAAGGAAATGCCAGGCGCTCAAGCCCATGTACAGCATGATGAACGGGCTCGGCTTCAACCACCTCCCGGACACCTACAGCTTCCAGGGCTCCGCCGGCGGCCTCTCGTGCCCGCCCAACAGCCTGGCGCTGGAGGGAGGTCTGGGCATGATGAACGGCCACTTGCCGGGCAACGTGGACGGCATGGCTTTGCCCAGCCACTCGGTGCCCCACCTGCCCGCCAACGGTGGCCACTCGTACATGGGCAGCTGCGGCGCCGCGGCGGCCGGCGAGTACCCGCACCACGACAGCTCGGTGCCTGCTTCCCCACTGCTGCCCGCGGCCGCCGGTGGGGTCATGGAGCCCCACGCCGTCTACTCAGGCTCCGCGGCCGCCTGGCCGCCCTCCGCCTCCGCGGCGCTCAACAGCAGCGCCTCCTACATCAAGCAGCAGCCCCTGTCCCCCTGCAACCCCGCGGCCAACCCCCTGTCCGGCAGCCTCTCCACGCATTCCCAGGACCAGCCGTATCTGCACCAGAACAGTCACAACATCCCAGCTGAGCTGCAAG GCATCCCGCGGTATCACTCGCAGTCGCCCAGCATGTGTGACCGAAAGGAGTTCGTCTTCTCTTTCAACACAATGGCATCCTCGTCCATGCACTCAGCCGGCGGTGGCTCTTACTACCACCAGCAGGTCACCTACCAAGACATCAAGCCCTGCGTGATGTGA